The Toxorhynchites rutilus septentrionalis strain SRP chromosome 1, ASM2978413v1, whole genome shotgun sequence genome contains the following window.
TCTAAAAGGAAGGGGGTTCGAATTCAAAAGTGGTCTTCTTCAAAGGCTAAGCCACAAAACTCACCGCAGTGCGCTCATCTTGGCTGATACTGTTCGTCACGGTCCCGTTGGCGGACAGCTTCTGCTGAATGCGAGCGATGTCCACCACGGAGTCGCCATCGTACAGGATGGTGGCCACAACCACGCTGCGATCCTTGCTGTCCCCACCGATGTCGGTAGCCCCCGGAACGTTACCGTTGTATGGTCGAACCTCCTGAATGATCACCCTGCCACCGGTCACATCCGCCAGTGTCTCTTGGATTTTGGCCCGATCGGGATCGTGTCCAGGTACGATAAAGGTCATCGTTCGCGTTCGACTCTCCGGTGGATAAATGCGAATGGTGGTCGTTGAGAATCGAACCGGCACGCCAAGATCGAACGCCCGGGCGGTCAGGACGAACACATCCGGGTCCGCTGgaggttgctgctgctgttgctgactAGTTCCGAGTTGGCGTCTTCGGCGGGAGGCGGCCTTCGCTCTGCGAACCAGCGCCGAGGTGAGCTTCAACTCGCCCGTGATCGGATGTAGCTCGAACTTGTTCTCGTAGTTGCCGTAGATCATCTCGTAGCGCACTTCGTTGTTTGGTGCTTCAGCATCGTTATCGGTCGCTTTGATGTACGCCGGAACGGTGAAGTTTCGTAGGTTCGGCGAGATTATGAACTCGTACAGACTTTTCTCGAAAGTCGGAGTCTCGTCGTTGACGTCTATGAGACGGATCACGAGCAGTACCTGGGCGCGGTTCCCAATGCCGTCGTCATCGCGGGCTTCCACGTACAGATGGTACTCGGGCATCGCCTCCCGGTCGAAACCGTGGTTGTTGGTGGACACGGTGATGACCCCCGAGAGGGGATCCAAGTTGAGGGAGGTGTTGTGCGGGCCGAGGATCTGAGTGTATCGGATTTTACCCCCCAGACCGGTGTCCACGTCGGTTGCGTGCACCTGGACGACCCGCGTGCCGGCGGTCATGTTCTCCGGGAGGTCTACGATGTAGTCGTTCTGCTCGAAGATGGGAGCGTTATCGTTGACGTCCGTCAGGTAGACGGTGACGTTTACCGAGGCGGAGAGGTTGGTCGCCGGACCAAGCTCCTGAGCGACAATCTGGAATGGCGGTGCGGGTTTTGATGAAGGTTGTAAAATGGGGGAAGTGGTTTTTCTTACCTGAAAGTGTACATACTCCACCGCTTCGTAGTCCAGCAGCTGGTTGTCTCTCACGCGGATGACAAAATTGGCGTGTCCTTCGGCCACGTTTGGAGAAATCTCGAACGTTCCGTTGTTCCCTATCAGTGTCAGCGAGAATACTCCATTTTTGCCCGCGTCGTCATCCATTACCCGCGGGGTGTACGGATCCGAGAAGGGGAGTGTCGTTCCAGGGGCTGCGTTTTCCTCCAACCGGGAGACATAGCTGTGGAAGGAGGAGGAGAAGAATCGTGAGAATCGATATAAACTCATCGTATTGATTGCGTTTTCACGACATTGCGTGTCTGTCCATTTTGGACACGTACTGATCATTTTCGAAGTACGGCGGGGAATTGCTCCGTTCGGGCAGGAAGAACGCCAGCTGCACAGTGGTAGCCATCGCCGGGGGTTCATCGCGGGCGACCTTGACCTCTTCGGCAATTACGGTCAATAGCACCGGGTCGCCAACGTGCGTGAGCGCCAGGATGTCATCCAGTGGGCGCAGGAGGGAAATCTCACCTGGAAAAAAAAGGGTGAAACGAAGGTTAATTGGTTGACTGCAGCCAGTCGCGGTTTGAACTTGAACTCACCACTAGTTTCATTGATGTCGAAAAAGGAAGTAAACGGATTCCCCTCCGACACGAGCCCGTACCGGATCTCCCTCGGCACCCCCTTGTCACCGTCCTCGGCGTGAACTTGGAGCACCTAAAGAATATGATTTTTGAGACATCATGAAAACAGATTGATGGCTTGCTTTAAACCGTACCTTGTCTCCCGGAATTAATCCCGTTGGTAGCCTTGTCACGGGCGGTGCCACAGTGAATACTGGTGGCACATCCTGCACGTCTTCCACGATGATGACCACCTCCAGACCGGCGATGTTTCGCGAATCTTGGCCAGGTTCCGCGTACGCATCCTGTGGAGGGAAACGAATTCGATTATTCACATTTTTTGTCGTAAATGaaccaatttcaaacgtttattgctctGTCATatcatgatgaattgatgagattttcgcatcaatcgatttatgtactccataacaattcattacaatgaataaaataatatatttttttgaaacaatttagaaatctcaaccgtcaaccaaacggaaataccgcgttttgattgttcagaatcgaagatacaagcttcctcttgtactcacaataattgttcagtcatttcgtGGTAAATTTACGAGATTTTTATCAATCGATTTGGGCACTCCATATTAATTCATTACAATGAAAATTGATCAAACAATATACTtaaatgaaactaactatcaaacaatttaaaaat
Protein-coding sequences here:
- the LOC129779248 gene encoding cadherin-86C isoform X4, translating into MLLPVATLWYGWVLLGLMQQRTVLGLDPKFDPSTRMRLVLVPADATVGSVIYRLRATDDEFEYPLQFELVGDAASGTVQIETLPCTRFNSICQANVILTRRLEAGRYYDFQVSVKDTKGGMSVQSCSITATNFTTPHDLIFPHKTGIIMVPEDAKKGTELDYVLANKNPLLQKPVYLELWGSPLFAIRQKIVSPEMTEGTIFLLGPLDFEKQAMYHLTVLANDAYAEPGQDSRNIAGLEVVIIVEDVQDVPPVFTVAPPVTRLPTGLIPGDKVLQVHAEDGDKGVPREIRYGLVSEGNPFTSFFDINETSGEISLLRPLDDILALTHVGDPVLLTVIAEEVKVARDEPPAMATTVQLAFFLPERSNSPPYFENDHYVSRLEENAAPGTTLPFSDPYTPRVMDDDAGKNGVFSLTLIGNNGTFEISPNVAEGHANFVIRVRDNQLLDYEAVEYVHFQIVAQELGPATNLSASVNVTVYLTDVNDNAPIFEQNDYIVDLPENMTAGTRVVQVHATDVDTGLGGKIRYTQILGPHNTSLNLDPLSGVITVSTNNHGFDREAMPEYHLYVEARDDDGIGNRAQVLLVIRLIDVNDETPTFEKSLYEFIISPNLRNFTVPAYIKATDNDAEAPNNEVRYEMIYGNYENKFELHPITGELKLTSALVRRAKAASRRRRQLGTSQQQQQQPPADPDVFVLTARAFDLGVPVRFSTTTIRIYPPESRTRTMTFIVPGHDPDRAKIQETLADVTGGRVIIQEVRPYNGNVPGATDIGGDSKDRSVVVATILYDGDSVVDIARIQQKLSANGTVTNSISQDERTAILYKAENRVLFWLLIFLAILLALGVLTLLLCCICPWCPLYAATRSRNGWDGEKPGRRIDRPIPVPSRRAGNLEEDDTLTKPH